A single Elaeis guineensis isolate ETL-2024a chromosome 15, EG11, whole genome shotgun sequence DNA region contains:
- the LOC105032242 gene encoding uncharacterized protein isoform X1 → MASSISSTMECTSEKKFKSDSEQDGVLDSNAIVLLSPTSDHSDKRSDPVVLERELAHELAASKQATNVPSETTISFEEALERELEFQKRRKIAMLQASIDSGSLFTPSQVLRPKPSLTGIKRKVVSENLPEKEPYGSQDQRPPKQLQALRARMQRLQNNRPSMQQLQHQNPPQWLNGRWLPTQGLNCRPPFPQHKQNQPHLLRHSMGKQLSHRQSENLQEPPNVIASFWCNICKVSCSNALNLNFHYLGRKHKAKFEEVFGSKNTRLNENEVNESKNNEIVWCKECNVPCMKGASWAQHCAGKKHVARLLASQSLDGASGHTISGKAAV, encoded by the exons ATGGCGTCGTCGATCTCTAG TACGATGGAGTGTACTTCAGAAAAGAAGTTCAAATCTGACTCTGAGCAAGATGGAGTGTTGGACTCAAATGCAATTGTCCTACTCTCTCCAACTTCTGATCACTCTGATAAAAGATCAGATCCTGTGGTACTTGAGAGAGAGCTTGCACATGAATTAGCTGCAAGTAAACAGGCAACTAATGTTCCGAGTGAGACTACTATTAGCTTCGAGGAAGCACTTGAAAGGGAGCTAGAATTTCAAAAACGAAGGAAAATAGCTATGTTGCAAGCTTCTATTGACTCTGGGTCGCTCTTTACACCTTCTCAA GTACTACGTCCAAAGCCAAGTCTTACTGGGATAAAACGAAAAGTGGTGTCTGAAAATCTTCCAGAGAAAGAACCCTATGGAAGTCAGGATCAAAGACCACCAAAACAACTTCAAGCTCTGCGGGCCAGAATGCAGCGACTACAGAATAACCGGCCTTCAATGCAACAGTTACAGCATCAAAATCCACCTCAGTGGTTGAATGGTAGATGGCTTCCTACACAAGGATTGAATTGTAGACCACCTTTCCCACAGCATAAACAGAATCAACCTCATCTGCTTAGACATTCAATGGGAAAACAACTGTCGCATCGACAATCTGAAAATCTGCAAGAACCACCAAATGTGATAGCCTCGTTTTGGTGCAATATCTGCAAGGTGAGCTGTTCTAACGCTCTGAATCTGAACTTCCACTATCTAGGAAGAAAACACAAAGCCAAATTCGAAGAAGTATTTGGAAGCAAGAACACCAGGTTGAATGAGAATGAGGTCAATGAAAGCAAGAATAATGAGATTGTATGGTGCAAGGAGTGCAACGTCCCATGCATGAAAGGAGCGTCATGGGCTCAGCATTGTGCTGGGAAAAAGCATGTTGCTCGGCTTCTGGCTTCACAATCGCTGGATGGTGCTTCAGGCCATACCATCTCTGGGAAAGCTGCTGTTTGA
- the LOC105032242 gene encoding uncharacterized protein isoform X2, which yields MECTSEKKFKSDSEQDGVLDSNAIVLLSPTSDHSDKRSDPVVLERELAHELAASKQATNVPSETTISFEEALERELEFQKRRKIAMLQASIDSGSLFTPSQVLRPKPSLTGIKRKVVSENLPEKEPYGSQDQRPPKQLQALRARMQRLQNNRPSMQQLQHQNPPQWLNGRWLPTQGLNCRPPFPQHKQNQPHLLRHSMGKQLSHRQSENLQEPPNVIASFWCNICKVSCSNALNLNFHYLGRKHKAKFEEVFGSKNTRLNENEVNESKNNEIVWCKECNVPCMKGASWAQHCAGKKHVARLLASQSLDGASGHTISGKAAV from the exons ATGGAGTGTACTTCAGAAAAGAAGTTCAAATCTGACTCTGAGCAAGATGGAGTGTTGGACTCAAATGCAATTGTCCTACTCTCTCCAACTTCTGATCACTCTGATAAAAGATCAGATCCTGTGGTACTTGAGAGAGAGCTTGCACATGAATTAGCTGCAAGTAAACAGGCAACTAATGTTCCGAGTGAGACTACTATTAGCTTCGAGGAAGCACTTGAAAGGGAGCTAGAATTTCAAAAACGAAGGAAAATAGCTATGTTGCAAGCTTCTATTGACTCTGGGTCGCTCTTTACACCTTCTCAA GTACTACGTCCAAAGCCAAGTCTTACTGGGATAAAACGAAAAGTGGTGTCTGAAAATCTTCCAGAGAAAGAACCCTATGGAAGTCAGGATCAAAGACCACCAAAACAACTTCAAGCTCTGCGGGCCAGAATGCAGCGACTACAGAATAACCGGCCTTCAATGCAACAGTTACAGCATCAAAATCCACCTCAGTGGTTGAATGGTAGATGGCTTCCTACACAAGGATTGAATTGTAGACCACCTTTCCCACAGCATAAACAGAATCAACCTCATCTGCTTAGACATTCAATGGGAAAACAACTGTCGCATCGACAATCTGAAAATCTGCAAGAACCACCAAATGTGATAGCCTCGTTTTGGTGCAATATCTGCAAGGTGAGCTGTTCTAACGCTCTGAATCTGAACTTCCACTATCTAGGAAGAAAACACAAAGCCAAATTCGAAGAAGTATTTGGAAGCAAGAACACCAGGTTGAATGAGAATGAGGTCAATGAAAGCAAGAATAATGAGATTGTATGGTGCAAGGAGTGCAACGTCCCATGCATGAAAGGAGCGTCATGGGCTCAGCATTGTGCTGGGAAAAAGCATGTTGCTCGGCTTCTGGCTTCACAATCGCTGGATGGTGCTTCAGGCCATACCATCTCTGGGAAAGCTGCTGTTTGA
- the LOC105032262 gene encoding LOW QUALITY PROTEIN: putative disease resistance protein At3g14460 (The sequence of the model RefSeq protein was modified relative to this genomic sequence to represent the inferred CDS: deleted 2 bases in 1 codon), which yields MLLNDEGSSSMPRIVVIPIIGMGGFGKTEMIAKKLVSIFSRNRNLVLDHNYYDESALHYSFQNLKNFVRNERTLQEHKRQKLQLIASKISKILRGLPLAGIALGNLLSSNLDSDHWKIISKSAWWEHDSALEAVLPSLAFNYQNLDASQKLCFAYCSIFPRGYIFDEKQLVNMVKNLRTILFYGTYEGEEFYKVLKSILKRSKSLRTLDLSHRGTDITNLPNVVGRLSHLRYLDISNTKIRWLPKSFSNLCHLQVLEVRQCHLNKLPNNMNKLISLRHLSAESKMVSLISGIGKLTGLQELQEFKVKKKKGPRIDELKELNELQGKLLILNIENVSSKQEAMNAGLKEKKNLDGLHLYFKTKDEPKTESSRYSKSKTACNLEELLEALEPCCDIKDLGIKDWDIHGFPNWLDPIENFIHLQSIHLSCCHQLTSLPPLGHLHSLKLLHIEAMPAIKTIGAELYGSIDDVFPSLEELKLQDLQEFEAWMEVRRPRLFPRLRKLYIWDCLKLKNFALLKLNLPVTELNISSCGDLGASLSGCFERFSSLTIVKIALYPYNKSFSESHVAGLKILELSFCSEVRYEGDVEFLNVLDRFKAEECPKFFIPEHETLNLNIFVPKVFG from the exons TTCTCGAGGAACAGAAATTTGGTTTTAGATCATAATTACTATGATGAAAGTGCTTTGCATTACAGTTTTCAGAACCTTAAGAATTTTGTAAGAAATGAGAG GACTCTTCAGGAACACAAAAGGCAAAAGTTACAGTTAATTGCcagtaaaatatctaaaattcttCGAGGGTTACCTTTGGCAGGAATTGCACTGGGAAATTTGTTAAGCTCCAATCTGGATTCAGATCACTGGAAGATAATTTCAAAGAGTGCATGGTGGGAGCATGATAGTGCTTTAGAAGCCGTGCTACCATCACTGGCATTCAATTATCAAAACCTTGATGCGAGTCAGAAACTATGCTTTGCTTACTGTTCTATATTTCCCAGGGGTTACATATTTGATGAAAAGCAATTAGTAAATAT GGTGAAAAATCTGAGGACCATTTTATTTTATGGAACGTATGAAGGAGAGGAGTTTTATAAGGTTCTCAAGAGCATTTTAAAACGCTCCAAAAGTCTGCGAACACTGGATTTATCTCATCGTGGCACCGACATCACCAATCTGCCAAATGTTGTCGGTAGATTATCCCATCTACGATATCTTGATATCAGTAACACTAAAATACGCTGGTTGCCGAAGTCATTTAGCAACCTCTGCCATCTGCAAGTACTGGAGGTGCGACAGTGCCATCTTAATAAGCTCCCTAACAATATGAATAAATTGATTAGTTTGCGACATCTATCAGCAGAATCGAAGATGGTTTCCCTGATATCTGGCATTGGAAAGCTTACTGGGCTTCAAGAACTGCAAGAATTCAAAGTTAAGAAAAAGAAAGGTCCCAGGATCGATGAATTAAAGGAGCTGAATGAGCTTCAAGGAAAATTACTGATTTTAAATATTGAGAATGTTAGTAGCAAACAAGAGGCAATGAATGCAGgattaaaggaaaagaaaaaccTTGATGGATTGCATCTTTACTTCAAGACAAAGGATGAGCCAAAGACTGAATCCAGCAGATATTCAAAAAGCAAAACTGCATGCAACTTAGAAGAGTTATTGGAAGCCCTGGAACCTTGTTGTGATATCAAAGACTTGGGAATTAAGGACTGGGATATTCATGGGTTTCCAAATTGGTTGGACCCGATAGAAAACTTCATTCATCTTCAGTCTATTCATCTGAGTTGTTGTCACCAGTTAACAAGCCTCCCACCCCTTGGGCACCTTCACTCTCTCAAGCTACTACACATTGAAGCGATGCCGGCGATAAAAACAATTGGCGCTGAACTCTATGGCAGCATTGATGATGTATTTCCATCATTGGAGGAGTTAAAACTCCAAGACTTGCAAGAATTTGAAGCATGGATGGAGGTACGTAGGCCACGGTTATTTCCTCGTCTAAGAAAACTATATATATGGGACTGTCTAAAATTGAAGAACTTTGCACTT CTCAAGTTAAACCTACCAGTCACAGAGCTCAATATTTCTTCATGTGGGGACCTCGGTGCTTCATTATCCGGATGTTTTGAAAGATTCTCATCACTCACCATTGTAAAGATTGCTCTGTACCCATATAATAAATCTTTCTCTGAGTCTCATGTGGCGGGCCTGAAAATCTTAGAACTCTCATTTTGCTCGGAGGTGAGGTATGAAGGGGATGTTGAGTTCCTCAATGTCCTGGATCGATTCAAGGCTGAAGAATGTCCAAAGTTCTTCATCCCAGAG CATGAAACTCTCAACTTGAACATTTTTGTTCCAAAAGTTTTCGGTTGA